GGCCTGCTGTCGCTGGCGGTGCTGCTGCTGGTGCTGGCTGTTCAACGCTGGGTCGTGCGGCGCTCGCTGCGCCCGCTGGCCGAGCTGCAGCGGCAGTTGCAGGCACTCGGACGGGGCGAACGTAGCGAACTCGATGCCCCGGTGCCGGATGAAATCGGGCCGCTGGTGGCGCAGCTCAACAGCATGCTGGGCATGCTCGCACGCCGCTCGCAACGTTCGCGCGAGGCGCTGGGCAACCTTGCCCATGCGCTCAAGACAAGGCTGGCGGTGCTGGTGCAGGCGACCGAGTCGCCCGAACTCGCCGCGCACCCGGCGCTCAGGCAGCGCCTCGTCGACAGCAACACGCTGATGCGCCACGCCATCGAACGAGAGCTGCGTCGGGCCCGGCTGATGGGCGGTGCGCATCCGGCCCAGCGCAGCAGCGTCGCTGCGGTGATCGATCAGCTCGGGCGCACGCTGGGCATCCTCTACGCGGAAAAGAAGCCCGATATCCGCATCGACGTGCCGTCGGGTCTGGCGCTGGCCATGGACCCGGAAGACCTGCTCGAACTGCTCGGCAACCTGATGGACAACGCCTGCGCGTGGTGCACCGGCGTGGTCGGCGTCTCCATCCGGTACGCCGACGACATCAGCATCACACTTGAAGACGACGGCCCGGGATGCCCGGCCACACAGCTTGAAGCGCTGACCGAACGCGGCTTTCGCGCCGACGAATCACGCCCCGGCCACGGTCTGGGTCTGGCCATCGTGCGCGATCTGGTCGACAGCTACGGCGGCACACTGGAATTCGGTCATTCGACCGCACTGGGCGGACTGCGCGTCACCGCGCACCTGCCTGTCCATCTGGGGCACACCGCCCCGAACGTCCGAGGAGACTGACATGAAGACATCTGCAATGCGCACTGCCCTGGTTGCCGTGCTGACCGCGTGCGCCACCCTGCCTGCATTGGCCGACGACGACGACCTGCCGAAGATGCGCGCCATCGCTGCCGGCGCCAAGCTGATATCACTCGAGGACGCCCAGGCCAAGGCGCTCGCCGCCAAACCCGGCACCATCGTGGACGTCGACCTCGAACGCCGCTTCCTGGGGCGAAACTACGACTATGAGTTCGAAGTGATCGACGCCGAGGGCAAGGAGTGGGAGGTCTACATCAACGCCCGCGATGGCTCCGTGCGATCGGTGCGTCAGGACTGGTTCGAGTGAGGCGACGCACGCAGCCTGCACCGTTGCAGCACGTCTGCTGCACAATCAGGCCTGACCTTCCCGTACCGGACTGACCATGAGCTTTGAACACGCCCTGCCCCACTGGATCAACAACGCACGCGACGTGCTGCACAGCGAACGTCAGGCCGACGTATTCGATCCGGCCCATGGCCGGGTTGCGCGGCGCGTGCTGCTGGCCTCCGACAGCGACGTGTCGGCAGCGGTCGCCAGCGCCTCAGCGGCACAACCCGCGTGGGGCGCACTGCCGCCGCTGCGCCGTGCGCGCGTGCTGTTCCGCATGCAGGAGCTGGTGACGAAGTACAGCACCGACCTCGCGCGCCTGATCACGCGCGAGCATGGCAAGACGCTGCCGGACGCGCAGGGCGAGGTGCAGCGCGGGCTGGAGGTGATCGAATTCGCGTGCGGCATTCCGCAACTGCTCAAGGGCCAGTATTCGGACAACGTCGGCGGCGGCATCGCCAACTGGAGCCAGCGCATGCCGCTGGGTGTCACGGCGGGCATCACGCCGTTCAACTTCCCATTCATGGTGCCGATGTGGATGGCCCCGGTGGCCATCGCCTGCGGCAACAGTTTCATCCTGAAGCCGTCGGAACGCGATCCGTCACCGTCGCTGCTGACTGCCGAACTGTTCCGGGACGCCGGCCTGCCGGACGGCGTGTTCAACGTCGTGCAGGGTGACCGCGAGGCGGTCGATGCGCTGCTGGTGCATCCGGACGTGCGCGCCGTGAGCTTCGTCGGCTCGACGCCGATCGCGCGCCACATCTATGAAACCGCGGCACGCCACGGCAAGCGTGCTCAGGCGCTGGGTGGGGCGAAGAACCACATGGTGGTGATGCCGGACGCCGACATCGCGCAGGCGGCCGACGCGTTGATAGGCGCCGCCTACGGCTCGGCCGGCGAACGCTGCATGGCGATTTCGGTCGCGGTGGTGGTGGGCGACATCGCCGATGCGCTGGTCGATGCAGTCAAGGTCCGCGCGCAGAAACTCACGATCGGCGACGGCGAAAGCCCGGGCGCCGACATGGGCCCGGTCGTGACAGCCGCGCACCGCGACCGCATCGTGTCGCTGATCGACAGCGGCATCGCGGAAGGTGCGACGCTGGTGCTCGACGGGCGGCGACACACGGTGGCCGGGCGGGAGAACGGCTACTTCCTCGGCGCGACGCTGTTCGACCATGTAACGCCCGACATGCGCATCTGGCGGGAAGAAATCTTCGGCCCGGTGCTGTGCGTGGTGCGTGCGGCAAGCTTCGGCGAAGCCGTCGAGCTGGTGAACAGCCACGAATACGGCAATGGCGTGTCGCTCTACACGCGGGACGGACGCACCGCGCAGGAATTCGCGCAGCGCATCGAAGCCGGCATGGTGGGTATCAACGTACCGATTCCCGTGCCGATGGCGTGGCACTCGTTCGGCGGCTGGAAACAGAGCCTGTTCGGCGACCTGCACGCCTATGGCGAAGAGGGCGTGCGTTTCTACACGCGCTACAAGAGCGTCATGCAGCGCTGGCCGGACAGCAGCTCGAAAGGGCCGGAATTCGGGATGCCGGTGAATCAATGATTGCAGTTACTCGATGAGGATCTGCGGCAGCCAGTGGGAACGCGGGTCGCCGACGCTCA
The sequence above is a segment of the Methyloversatilis sp. RAC08 genome. Coding sequences within it:
- a CDS encoding ATP-binding protein; this encodes MNGSLHRRLAIGLTISLVLLAGLQWLLSGIAIERLLKAQLAQRLERDAENLLAALHIDADGRLALDATRVGGEYQRPFSGHYYRLEITHDGQTHDITSRSLWDGGLALPPAADARRRETAARGPQGQSLWVVSVQYEKRTQRVTIAVAEDLAPLQSGLRQWHLLYGLLSLAVLLLVLAVQRWVVRRSLRPLAELQRQLQALGRGERSELDAPVPDEIGPLVAQLNSMLGMLARRSQRSREALGNLAHALKTRLAVLVQATESPELAAHPALRQRLVDSNTLMRHAIERELRRARLMGGAHPAQRSSVAAVIDQLGRTLGILYAEKKPDIRIDVPSGLALAMDPEDLLELLGNLMDNACAWCTGVVGVSIRYADDISITLEDDGPGCPATQLEALTERGFRADESRPGHGLGLAIVRDLVDSYGGTLEFGHSTALGGLRVTAHLPVHLGHTAPNVRGD
- a CDS encoding PepSY domain-containing protein; amino-acid sequence: MKTSAMRTALVAVLTACATLPALADDDDLPKMRAIAAGAKLISLEDAQAKALAAKPGTIVDVDLERRFLGRNYDYEFEVIDAEGKEWEVYINARDGSVRSVRQDWFE
- a CDS encoding CoA-acylating methylmalonate-semialdehyde dehydrogenase, translating into MSFEHALPHWINNARDVLHSERQADVFDPAHGRVARRVLLASDSDVSAAVASASAAQPAWGALPPLRRARVLFRMQELVTKYSTDLARLITREHGKTLPDAQGEVQRGLEVIEFACGIPQLLKGQYSDNVGGGIANWSQRMPLGVTAGITPFNFPFMVPMWMAPVAIACGNSFILKPSERDPSPSLLTAELFRDAGLPDGVFNVVQGDREAVDALLVHPDVRAVSFVGSTPIARHIYETAARHGKRAQALGGAKNHMVVMPDADIAQAADALIGAAYGSAGERCMAISVAVVVGDIADALVDAVKVRAQKLTIGDGESPGADMGPVVTAAHRDRIVSLIDSGIAEGATLVLDGRRHTVAGRENGYFLGATLFDHVTPDMRIWREEIFGPVLCVVRAASFGEAVELVNSHEYGNGVSLYTRDGRTAQEFAQRIEAGMVGINVPIPVPMAWHSFGGWKQSLFGDLHAYGEEGVRFYTRYKSVMQRWPDSSSKGPEFGMPVNQ